In one window of Gemmatimonadota bacterium DNA:
- a CDS encoding biotin/lipoyl-binding protein: MPGLVVRVLVVAGQSVAPGQGLIVLEAMKMENELRAAAAGVVAEIRVVPGVAVDKGQVLVEFSPPSGP; the protein is encoded by the coding sequence ATGCCCGGGCTGGTGGTGCGGGTCCTGGTGGTGGCGGGGCAGTCGGTCGCCCCCGGGCAGGGGCTTATCGTGCTGGAAGCCATGAAGATGGAGAACGAGCTCCGGGCGGCGGCGGCTGGCGTGGTGGCGGAGATCCGGGTGGTTCCGGGGGTGGCGGTGGACAAGGGACAGGTGCTCGTGGAGTTCTCCCCACCCTCCGGGCCTTGA
- the rplM gene encoding 50S ribosomal protein L13: protein MNTFSAKPSDITHEWHVVDAADVPLGRLASQVAQLIRGKHKPTFTRHMDGGDFVVVVNAEKVRLTGRKLEQKRHFHHTGYMGHERFTPVKNILQGKFPERVIEHAVFGMLPKNSLTKQKLRTKLKVYAGESHPHAAQQPVPYSVTPKAK from the coding sequence ATGAACACATTTTCCGCCAAGCCGAGCGACATCACCCACGAATGGCATGTCGTGGACGCGGCCGACGTTCCCCTTGGCCGGCTCGCGAGCCAGGTCGCCCAGCTCATCCGGGGCAAGCACAAGCCCACGTTCACCCGCCACATGGACGGCGGGGACTTCGTGGTGGTGGTGAACGCCGAGAAGGTCCGGCTCACCGGCCGCAAGCTGGAGCAGAAGCGGCACTTCCATCACACCGGCTACATGGGCCACGAGCGCTTCACCCCGGTCAAGAACATCCTCCAGGGCAAGTTCCCGGAGCGGGTGATCGAGCACGCCGTGTTCGGCATGCTGCCCAAGAACTCGCTGACCAAGCAGAAACTCCGCACGAAGCTCAAGGTCTACGCCGGGGAGTCGCATCCCCACGCCGCCCAGCAGCCCGTGCCGTACTCCGTGACCCCGAAGGCCAAGTAA
- the rpsI gene encoding 30S ribosomal protein S9, with product MSGKPEFRWQAVGRRKTSVARVYLTPGTGKWDINGRTLGDYFPRPSLVQHIQQSFSATDTLGAFDVKAHVNGGGQAGQAGAMRHAIARALVEADGQHRAKLRANGLLTRDPRAVERKKPGRAGARKRFQFSKR from the coding sequence ATGAGCGGAAAGCCTGAATTTCGCTGGCAGGCCGTCGGCCGCCGCAAGACGAGCGTGGCGCGGGTGTACCTGACCCCGGGCACCGGCAAGTGGGACATCAACGGGCGCACGCTCGGTGACTACTTCCCGCGGCCGTCCCTGGTGCAGCACATTCAGCAGTCCTTCTCGGCCACCGACACCCTCGGCGCGTTCGACGTGAAGGCGCACGTCAACGGCGGTGGGCAGGCGGGGCAGGCGGGCGCCATGCGGCACGCCATCGCCCGGGCGCTGGTCGAGGCCGATGGCCAGCACCGCGCCAAGCTGCGGGCCAACGGCCTCCTCACCCGCGACCCGCGGGCGGTGGAGCGGAAGAAGCCGGGCCGCGCGGGCGCCCGGAAGCGGTTCCAGTTCTCGAAGCGCTAG
- the rpsB gene encoding 30S ribosomal protein S2 — protein sequence MAQPQLQDLLEAGVHFGHQTRRWNPKMRRFIFAERSGIYIIDLQKTLKQILAAQELLKSVVLKGEGVLFVCTKKQLKGIVQSEAANSASWWVTERWLGGMLTNFQTIKKQIRRLRDLEQGSAEGEFENYTKKEKLLFEREREKLLRNLEGIKQMGRLPGALFVVDAKKEKIAVQEANKLGIPVVAIVDTNADPDVITVPIPGNDDAIRSVSLITGALAEVIREARAQSPLREAVEDSDAETYSTDGGSEGDPEDRKKRRTRRKRRPKPEAIAARIKNGEAGGDAPASDTDA from the coding sequence ATGGCTCAGCCCCAGCTGCAGGACCTCCTCGAAGCCGGCGTGCATTTCGGTCACCAGACGCGCCGGTGGAATCCCAAGATGCGCCGGTTCATTTTCGCCGAGCGCTCCGGGATCTACATCATCGATCTCCAGAAGACCCTCAAGCAGATCCTGGCGGCCCAGGAGCTGCTCAAGAGCGTCGTGCTCAAGGGTGAGGGCGTGCTCTTCGTCTGCACCAAGAAGCAGCTCAAGGGGATCGTCCAGTCCGAGGCGGCCAACAGCGCGTCGTGGTGGGTCACCGAGCGGTGGCTCGGCGGCATGCTGACGAACTTCCAGACCATCAAGAAGCAGATCCGCCGGCTGCGCGACCTCGAGCAGGGTTCGGCCGAGGGCGAGTTCGAGAACTACACCAAGAAGGAAAAGCTGCTGTTCGAGCGGGAGCGCGAGAAGCTGCTGCGCAACCTCGAGGGCATCAAGCAGATGGGCCGGCTCCCCGGGGCGCTGTTCGTGGTCGACGCCAAGAAGGAGAAGATCGCCGTCCAGGAGGCCAACAAGCTCGGCATCCCGGTGGTGGCGATCGTCGACACCAACGCGGACCCGGACGTGATCACGGTGCCGATCCCCGGCAACGACGACGCCATCCGGTCGGTCTCCCTGATCACCGGGGCGCTGGCCGAGGTGATCCGTGAGGCGCGGGCCCAGAGCCCGCTGCGCGAGGCGGTCGAGGACAGCGACGCCGAGACCTACAGCACCGACGGCGGCTCGGAAGGGGACCCGGAGGACCGCAAGAAGCGCCGGACCCGGCGCAAGCGGCGGCCCAAGCCGGAGGCCATCGCCGCCCGGATCAAGAACGGTGAGGCGGGCGGGGACGCCCCGGCGAGCGACACCGACGCATAA
- the tsf gene encoding translation elongation factor Ts: MSEPISAKLVAELRARTGAGMMDCKAALQEANGDLEKAGEILRKKGIAKAEKRSDRSASQGLVVIETAADGRDAGMIELNCETDFVAKNDDFIALARDLAKHALAHAPQGVHPGSAIEGQPFRGATVGEAVKSVSGKTGEAMALKRVARFAQAGGQVATYLHFNHMLGVLINLEGPAGEALAGLGKELGFHIASADPQPLGVAEADLDAALVARERRIAEEQVAQEGKPENIRAKIVDGKVRKFVSDRTLLGQAFVKDDKKTIADLVKDATKAAGGAIAVRGFARFKVGEG; this comes from the coding sequence ATGAGCGAGCCGATTTCGGCGAAGTTGGTGGCGGAGCTCCGGGCGCGGACCGGCGCGGGGATGATGGACTGCAAGGCCGCGCTCCAGGAGGCCAATGGGGACCTCGAGAAGGCCGGCGAGATCCTGCGCAAGAAGGGCATCGCCAAGGCCGAGAAGCGCAGCGACCGCAGCGCCTCGCAGGGCCTCGTGGTGATCGAGACCGCGGCGGACGGCCGGGACGCCGGGATGATCGAGCTCAACTGCGAGACCGACTTCGTCGCCAAGAACGACGACTTCATCGCGCTCGCCCGTGACCTGGCGAAGCATGCCCTCGCGCACGCGCCGCAGGGCGTGCACCCGGGCAGCGCCATCGAGGGCCAGCCCTTCCGGGGCGCCACCGTCGGCGAGGCGGTGAAGAGCGTCTCGGGGAAGACGGGCGAGGCGATGGCGCTCAAGCGGGTGGCCCGCTTTGCCCAGGCCGGGGGCCAGGTCGCGACCTACCTGCACTTCAACCACATGCTCGGCGTGCTGATCAACCTCGAGGGCCCCGCCGGCGAGGCGCTCGCTGGCCTCGGCAAGGAGCTCGGGTTCCACATCGCCTCGGCGGATCCCCAGCCCCTGGGCGTGGCGGAGGCGGACCTCGACGCCGCCCTGGTGGCCCGCGAGCGGCGGATCGCGGAGGAGCAGGTGGCCCAGGAGGGCAAGCCGGAGAACATCCGGGCCAAGATCGTCGACGGCAAGGTCCGTAAGTTCGTCAGCGACCGCACCCTGCTGGGCCAGGCCTTCGTGAAGGATGACAAGAAGACCATCGCGGACCTGGTGAAGGACGCCACCAAGGCCGCCGGCGGCGCCATTGCCGTGCGGGGCTTTGCGCGGTTCAAGGTCGGGGAGGGCTGA
- a CDS encoding UMP kinase: MRRAYTRALLKLSGEALAGDKGYGLDYRVVDAFAEELLRVHARGVQLSLVVGGGNILRGTSASKEGLDRVSADYMGMLATVINALAVQDILERKGVQTRVMTAIRMESLAEPYIRRRALRHMEKGRLVIFAGGTGNPYFSTDTAAVLRALEVEAEVILKGTNVDGIYTADPRKDPTAELIPELTFQDALVNGYEVMDRSAFGLCQTNKLPIVVFNMNLAGNLDRVLQGAAVGTIVQ; encoded by the coding sequence ATGCGCCGCGCGTACACCCGCGCGCTGCTCAAGCTCTCCGGGGAAGCGCTCGCCGGGGACAAGGGCTACGGCCTGGACTACCGGGTGGTGGACGCCTTTGCCGAGGAGCTGCTGCGCGTGCACGCGCGCGGGGTGCAGCTGTCGCTGGTGGTGGGCGGCGGCAACATCCTGCGCGGCACCTCCGCCAGCAAGGAAGGGCTCGACCGCGTCTCCGCCGACTACATGGGGATGCTGGCCACGGTGATCAACGCCCTGGCGGTCCAGGACATCCTGGAGCGCAAGGGCGTCCAGACCCGGGTCATGACCGCCATCCGCATGGAATCGCTCGCCGAGCCCTACATCCGGCGTCGCGCGCTGCGGCACATGGAAAAGGGGCGGCTGGTTATCTTTGCGGGGGGCACCGGCAATCCCTATTTCTCCACCGACACCGCCGCGGTGCTGCGGGCGCTCGAGGTGGAGGCCGAGGTCATCCTCAAGGGGACCAACGTGGACGGGATCTACACCGCGGACCCGCGGAAGGACCCCACCGCCGAGCTCATCCCCGAGCTGACCTTCCAGGACGCCCTGGTGAACGGGTACGAAGTGATGGACCGCAGTGCCTTCGGGCTGTGCCAGACCAACAAGCTGCCGATCGTCGTCTTCAACATGAACCTCGCCGGCAACCTGGACCGGGTGCTGCAGGGCGCCGCGGTCGGGACCATCGTCCAATGA
- the frr gene encoding ribosome recycling factor, which translates to MTTIPELIKHARDLMHKAVENTRREFSGIRTGKATTSLLDIVRVEAYGNTMPLNQVAMVAAPEPRMLTVQPFDKGLSQAIEKAIRDSDLGLNPASQGGLIRVPIPALTEERRRDLVRVMHKLGEEGRVAVRHARGEAHAKIKKVEKVAEDDKTRGEKELQKVTDEHIKQIDALIAAKEAEILEV; encoded by the coding sequence ATGACCACCATTCCCGAGCTGATCAAGCACGCCAGGGACCTGATGCACAAGGCGGTGGAGAACACCCGCCGCGAGTTCTCTGGCATCCGGACCGGCAAGGCCACCACCTCGCTCCTCGACATCGTGCGGGTCGAGGCCTACGGCAACACCATGCCCCTCAACCAGGTGGCGATGGTCGCGGCCCCCGAGCCCCGGATGCTGACGGTGCAGCCGTTCGACAAGGGGCTGAGCCAGGCCATTGAGAAGGCCATCCGCGACTCCGACCTGGGGCTCAACCCGGCGAGCCAGGGCGGCCTGATCCGGGTGCCGATCCCCGCGCTCACCGAGGAGCGCCGCCGGGACCTCGTCCGCGTGATGCACAAGCTCGGCGAGGAGGGGCGGGTCGCGGTGCGGCATGCGCGCGGCGAGGCGCACGCCAAGATCAAGAAGGTCGAGAAGGTCGCCGAGGACGACAAGACCCGCGGCGAGAAGGAGCTGCAGAAGGTCACGGACGAGCACATCAAGCAGATCGATGCCCTGATCGCCGCCAAAGAGGCGGAGATCCTGGAAGTCTGA
- a CDS encoding isoprenyl transferase has protein sequence MTDELLRQVKLNGALPAHVAIIMDGNGRWARGRALPRPFGHKAGMKAVREVVEGALAAGVEVLSLFAFSQENWQRPAEEIGALMGLLEEYIAREMADLKEQGVVVRFLGDLDRLPVSQRAAVDRLMSHTSGGRRLSLNILISYGSRAELARAARLLAEEVRAGRMDPADVDEDAISRRLYTSAWPDPDLLIRTSGELRISNFMLWQLAYAELFVTPVLWPDFTRQHLWEAILEYQRRDRRFGKVSV, from the coding sequence ATGACGGACGAGTTGCTCCGGCAGGTGAAGCTGAACGGCGCGCTGCCGGCGCACGTCGCCATCATCATGGACGGCAACGGCCGCTGGGCGCGAGGACGCGCGCTCCCGCGGCCGTTTGGCCACAAGGCCGGGATGAAGGCGGTGCGCGAGGTGGTCGAGGGGGCGCTCGCCGCGGGGGTCGAGGTGCTCTCCCTGTTCGCGTTCAGCCAGGAGAACTGGCAGCGGCCCGCGGAGGAGATCGGCGCGCTGATGGGGCTGCTGGAGGAGTACATCGCGCGCGAGATGGCCGACCTCAAGGAACAGGGCGTCGTGGTCCGCTTCCTCGGCGACCTCGACCGGCTCCCCGTCTCCCAGCGCGCGGCAGTGGACCGGCTCATGTCCCACACCTCGGGCGGCCGGCGGCTCTCGCTCAACATCCTGATCTCGTACGGCTCCCGTGCCGAGCTGGCGCGGGCGGCGCGGCTGCTGGCGGAGGAGGTGCGGGCCGGCCGGATGGACCCCGCCGACGTCGACGAGGACGCGATCTCACGCCGGCTTTACACCTCTGCCTGGCCCGATCCCGACCTCCTCATCCGCACTTCCGGCGAGCTCCGGATCTCCAACTTCATGCTGTGGCAGCTGGCCTACGCCGAGCTCTTCGTCACCCCGGTGCTGTGGCCCGACTTCACCCGCCAGCACCTCTGGGAAGCCATCCTCGAGTACCAGCGCCGCGACCGCCGGTTCGGTAAGGTCTCGGTCTAG
- a CDS encoding phosphatidate cytidylyltransferase — translation MASNLTQRVAFAVVAIPAALGVVYLGGWPLVAVVSAAAVLGARELYDFARRQGVAPLTRFGLGSAALVPVLAYLGVSGSAAVAAWAWFLAALWMVALLTLTLVRRQPDQHPFAVSAATAFGVLYPAGLAAFLIPIRHGAFGPMSWAGAWLVFFPLVITWVCDTAAMFGGRAMGGPKLWPSVSPGKTWSGSLAGVAGALATVPVMNALVLERLGVALPLGQGLAFALALGILGQVGDLAESLYKREVGVKDSSALIPGHGGVLDRFDSLYFVLPVSAALYRLFGQL, via the coding sequence ATGGCGTCCAACCTCACGCAGCGCGTCGCCTTTGCCGTCGTCGCGATCCCCGCGGCGCTCGGCGTCGTCTACCTCGGGGGGTGGCCGCTGGTGGCTGTGGTGTCGGCCGCCGCGGTGCTCGGCGCCCGCGAGTTGTACGACTTTGCCCGCCGTCAGGGTGTCGCGCCGCTCACGCGGTTCGGCCTCGGGTCCGCTGCCCTGGTGCCGGTGCTCGCCTATCTCGGCGTCTCCGGCTCGGCGGCGGTTGCGGCCTGGGCCTGGTTCCTTGCCGCCCTCTGGATGGTGGCGCTGCTGACCCTGACCCTGGTGCGCCGGCAGCCCGACCAGCATCCCTTTGCCGTGTCGGCGGCCACCGCCTTCGGGGTGCTGTATCCCGCGGGGCTCGCCGCGTTCCTCATCCCGATCCGGCACGGGGCCTTCGGCCCCATGTCGTGGGCCGGCGCCTGGCTGGTGTTCTTCCCGCTGGTGATCACCTGGGTGTGCGACACCGCCGCGATGTTCGGCGGGCGGGCGATGGGCGGGCCCAAGCTCTGGCCCTCGGTGAGCCCGGGCAAGACCTGGTCGGGTTCACTGGCGGGGGTGGCCGGCGCGCTGGCCACGGTGCCGGTGATGAACGCCCTGGTGCTCGAGCGCCTCGGCGTGGCGCTGCCGCTGGGGCAGGGACTCGCCTTCGCGCTCGCGCTCGGGATCCTGGGACAGGTGGGCGACCTCGCCGAGTCGCTCTACAAGCGCGAGGTCGGGGTGAAGGACAGCTCCGCCCTGATCCCCGGGCACGGCGGGGTGCTCGACCGGTTTGACTCGCTGTACTTCGTGCTGCCGGTGTCCGCCGCGTTGTACCGCCTGTTCGGCCAGCTCTGA
- a CDS encoding 1-deoxy-D-xylulose-5-phosphate reductoisomerase — translation MSARAPLGVAILGSTGSIGTSALQVLDRQRDRFRVVALTARDNREALERQVRAWAPRLSGLVADRGAELLVEAATHPDADIVLNAVVGAAGLDATLAALRAGKRVALANKETLVMAGDLVREACAAGRGELVPVDSEHSAVLQCLAGRDQGVARLILTASGGPFREWPADRIAAATVAEALNHPTWRMGNKITVDSATLANKALEVIEAHYLFQLPYDALEVVVHPQSIVHAFVEFCDGSVIGQLGFPSMELPILYALTHPERLPDAGVRRFDPVAIGSLTFEPVRAEVFRAYGAGVAAGRAGGTAPTVFNAANEVAVAAFLDGRIAFRRIAEVIEQVLQAHRIEPVRELETVRAADQWARAHAHGVLA, via the coding sequence ATGTCCGCCCGCGCGCCGCTCGGGGTGGCGATCCTCGGCTCCACGGGGTCGATCGGCACGAGCGCCCTGCAGGTGCTCGACCGGCAGCGCGACCGGTTCCGGGTGGTGGCCCTCACCGCGCGCGACAACCGGGAGGCGCTGGAGCGCCAGGTCCGCGCGTGGGCGCCACGGCTCTCCGGGCTGGTGGCGGACCGGGGGGCGGAACTCCTGGTGGAAGCCGCCACGCATCCCGACGCCGACATCGTGCTCAACGCCGTGGTGGGGGCCGCCGGCCTCGACGCGACCCTGGCCGCGCTCCGGGCCGGCAAGCGGGTGGCGCTCGCCAACAAGGAGACGCTGGTCATGGCCGGCGACCTGGTGCGCGAGGCGTGCGCCGCCGGGCGCGGCGAACTGGTGCCGGTCGATTCCGAGCACAGCGCGGTGCTGCAGTGCCTGGCGGGGCGGGACCAGGGGGTGGCCCGCCTGATCCTGACGGCGAGCGGCGGGCCGTTCCGCGAGTGGCCCGCCGACCGGATCGCCGCGGCGACGGTGGCGGAGGCGCTCAACCACCCGACCTGGCGGATGGGGAACAAGATCACCGTCGACAGCGCCACCCTGGCCAACAAGGCGCTGGAGGTGATCGAGGCGCACTACCTCTTCCAGCTGCCGTACGACGCGCTGGAGGTGGTGGTGCACCCGCAGAGCATCGTCCACGCCTTCGTGGAGTTCTGCGACGGCAGCGTGATCGGGCAGCTCGGCTTTCCGTCGATGGAGCTGCCGATCCTGTATGCCCTGACGCACCCGGAGCGCCTGCCGGATGCCGGGGTGCGCCGGTTCGACCCCGTGGCGATCGGCTCGCTGACGTTCGAACCGGTGCGGGCCGAGGTGTTCCGGGCCTACGGGGCCGGGGTGGCGGCGGGGCGGGCGGGCGGGACGGCGCCGACGGTGTTCAACGCGGCCAACGAGGTGGCGGTCGCCGCCTTCCTCGACGGCCGGATCGCCTTCCGGCGCATCGCCGAGGTGATCGAGCAGGTGCTGCAGGCCCACCGGATCGAACCGGTGCGCGAACTCGAGACTGTCCGTGCCGCGGACCAGTGGGCCCGCGCGCACGCGCATGGAGTGCTGGCGTGA
- the rseP gene encoding RIP metalloprotease RseP: MTLIHNIWPLVVTLGVLIFVHELGHFLAAKWAGIRVHRFAIGMGNPIPGLRVRKGHTEYALCWLPLGGYVKMASQEEAVSSSALEGSDPDGRPEGAPPVEPHEYFEAKPVWKRMIVILAGVTMNTLLAWFTFTGLAFRNGEQIDPVTTVGGVVTDSLPAGAEGLATLRPGDRIVSIDGDTVTSWNDVEQGISSGGADSVAIGLADGRMVVLHIHPAALTDRVRATLALAPYHQPVADMVEAGRPAARAGVQPGDTVVAVNGEPVMQWDGLVRQIRASAGTPMQWTLGRDSGRVTVAVTPDPTAEGALTVGKVGVAFRAAVQFESSPYTLGGALAAGLHATGQASTQIFRTLQGLLSARISSREVGGPILIGQMAAQSARMGAEQFMAFMALVSVNLAVLNLLPVPILDGGQFLFLLAEGIRRRPLSLKLRERLTIVGFVMIVMLMVLAFKNDLARNWDGILGWFRGLFGG, encoded by the coding sequence GTGACGCTCATCCACAACATCTGGCCGCTGGTGGTCACCCTCGGCGTGCTCATCTTCGTGCACGAGCTGGGGCACTTTCTCGCCGCCAAGTGGGCCGGCATCCGGGTGCATCGCTTCGCCATCGGCATGGGGAACCCGATCCCCGGCCTGCGGGTGCGGAAGGGGCACACCGAGTACGCGCTCTGCTGGCTGCCGCTGGGCGGCTACGTGAAGATGGCCAGCCAGGAGGAGGCGGTCAGCAGCAGCGCGCTCGAAGGCAGCGATCCCGACGGCCGCCCCGAGGGCGCCCCCCCGGTGGAGCCGCACGAGTACTTCGAGGCCAAGCCGGTGTGGAAGCGGATGATCGTGATCCTTGCCGGGGTCACGATGAACACGCTGCTCGCCTGGTTCACCTTCACCGGCCTCGCCTTCCGGAACGGGGAGCAGATCGACCCGGTGACCACCGTCGGCGGCGTGGTCACCGACAGCCTGCCGGCCGGCGCCGAGGGGCTGGCCACCCTCCGCCCGGGAGACCGCATCGTCTCGATCGATGGCGACACGGTGACCTCGTGGAACGACGTGGAGCAGGGGATCAGCAGCGGGGGGGCCGACTCGGTGGCCATCGGGCTCGCGGACGGCCGGATGGTGGTCCTCCACATCCATCCCGCCGCGCTCACCGACCGGGTCCGGGCCACCCTGGCGCTGGCGCCGTATCACCAGCCGGTGGCCGACATGGTCGAGGCGGGCCGCCCTGCCGCCCGCGCCGGCGTGCAGCCGGGCGACACGGTGGTGGCGGTCAACGGGGAGCCGGTGATGCAGTGGGACGGGCTGGTCCGCCAGATCCGGGCCTCCGCCGGCACCCCGATGCAGTGGACCCTGGGCCGGGACAGTGGACGGGTGACCGTGGCGGTGACGCCCGATCCCACCGCGGAGGGGGCACTGACGGTGGGCAAGGTCGGGGTGGCCTTCCGGGCGGCGGTGCAGTTCGAGAGCAGCCCCTACACGCTGGGCGGCGCGCTGGCCGCCGGGCTGCACGCCACGGGGCAGGCCTCGACGCAGATCTTCCGGACGCTGCAGGGCCTGCTCTCGGCGCGGATTTCCAGCCGGGAGGTCGGCGGCCCGATCCTCATCGGCCAGATGGCGGCGCAGAGCGCGCGCATGGGGGCGGAGCAGTTCATGGCCTTCATGGCGCTGGTCTCGGTGAACCTGGCGGTGCTCAACCTGCTCCCGGTCCCGATTCTCGACGGCGGCCAGTTCCTGTTCCTGCTGGCGGAGGGCATCCGCCGCCGGCCGCTGTCGCTCAAGCTCCGCGAGCGGCTGACGATCGTGGGCTTCGTCATGATCGTGATGCTCATGGTCCTGGCCTTCAAGAACGACCTGGCGCGCAACTGGGATGGCATCCTCGGCTGGTTCCGCGGCCTGTTCGGCGGCTAG
- a CDS encoding ATP-binding cassette domain-containing protein — protein sequence MTLLTLEHVTKRYGQVTAVDDVSFAVDRGQVVGFLGPNGAGKSTTMRMITQYHDPDGGRILFDGVPLAEAGREAKRRVGYLPENNPLYTEMLVSEYLAFHGRLRDLAGRALAGATDDAVAATGLEAVFYRPIGELSKGYRQRVGLAAAILHRPDLLVLDEPTEGLDPNQRVEIRQLISHLGRDRTVLLSTHILTEAQHVASRLLIINRGRLAADGPVEELVSRAGGQVHVSVEASGAGVAERLRALPGVHAAEVTEDGDRVRVRLAAAAAEDIRPLIFRTAQQAGWTLYELHLEAGSLEDLFRDLTGKGAAA from the coding sequence ATGACCCTGCTGACCCTCGAGCACGTCACCAAGCGCTACGGCCAGGTCACCGCCGTGGACGACGTGAGCTTCGCGGTGGATCGCGGCCAGGTGGTGGGCTTCCTCGGCCCCAACGGGGCGGGCAAGTCCACCACCATGCGCATGATCACCCAGTATCACGACCCCGACGGCGGCCGGATCCTCTTTGATGGGGTGCCGCTGGCCGAGGCCGGCCGCGAGGCCAAGCGTCGGGTGGGGTACCTGCCGGAGAACAACCCGCTCTACACCGAGATGCTGGTGTCCGAGTACCTGGCCTTCCATGGCAGGCTCCGCGACCTGGCGGGGCGGGCGCTGGCCGGCGCCACCGATGACGCCGTGGCCGCCACCGGACTCGAGGCGGTGTTCTACCGCCCCATCGGGGAGCTCTCCAAGGGCTACCGGCAGCGGGTGGGGCTCGCCGCCGCGATCCTGCACCGCCCGGACCTCCTGGTGCTCGACGAGCCGACCGAGGGCCTCGATCCCAACCAGCGGGTGGAGATCCGGCAGCTCATCAGCCACCTGGGCCGGGATCGCACGGTGCTCCTTTCGACGCACATCCTGACGGAGGCGCAGCACGTCGCCAGCCGGCTGCTCATCATCAACCGCGGGCGGCTCGCTGCCGACGGGCCGGTGGAGGAGCTGGTGAGCCGCGCCGGCGGGCAGGTGCACGTGAGCGTGGAGGCGAGCGGGGCCGGCGTCGCGGAGCGGCTGCGCGCCCTGCCCGGGGTCCACGCGGCGGAGGTCACGGAGGACGGGGACCGGGTGCGGGTGCGGCTGGCCGCGGCCGCGGCGGAGGACATCCGTCCGCTCATCTTCCGTACCGCGCAGCAAGCGGGCTGGACGCTCTACGAGCTGCACCTGGAAGCCGGCAGCCTGGAGGACCTCTTCCGCGACCTCACCGGGAAGGGGGCGGCTGCGTGA